Proteins encoded together in one Lysobacterales bacterium window:
- the uvrB gene encoding excinuclease ABC subunit UvrB has protein sequence MNDDDRKFELVSDYQPAGDQPEAIRKLIAGFEAGLAHQTLLGVTGSGKTFTIANLVQAVQKPTIVMAPNKTLAAQLYGEFKQFFPHNAVEYFVSYYDYYQPEAYVPSSDTYIEKDASINEHIEQMRLSATKALLERKDALIVATVSAIYGLGDPGEYFRMVIHLVRGDRVEQRELLRRLTEIQYERGEFELKRGSYRVRGETIDVFPAESEQDAIRIELFDGEIEQLAVFDPLTGHIKRKLPRCTIFPGSHYVTTRRTALEAIDTIKAELAERLEQLYAANKLVEAQRLKQRTQFDLEMMAEVGYCQGIENYSRHLTGYAPGEPPPTLFDYLPADALLVIDESHVTVPQIGGMYRGDRSRKETLVEFGFRLPSALDNRPLKFEEFERRSPRAIYVSATPGPYELERSGDAIVEQVVRPTGLVDPEVEVRPVGTQVDDLLSEIHQRIALGDRVLVTTLTKRMAENLTEYYGEQGLKVRYLHSDIETVERVEIIRDLRLGKFDVLIGINLLREGLDMPEVSLVAILDADKEGFLRSSGSLIQTIGRAARNLRGRAILYADKITRSMQVAIGETERRRNKQIEFNAAHGITPRSVIKSVADYMEGAREAANEDLVAVGKRGPRQMFRVAEEKFDYTVLAPQKLAAAIKKLEVQMYKHAQNLEFEQAAKIRDEIHRARESGLRG, from the coding sequence ATGAATGACGACGACCGCAAATTCGAACTCGTATCCGACTACCAGCCGGCCGGCGACCAGCCGGAGGCGATCCGCAAGTTGATCGCGGGCTTCGAGGCGGGGCTGGCGCACCAGACGTTGCTGGGCGTGACCGGCTCGGGCAAGACCTTCACCATCGCGAATCTGGTGCAGGCGGTGCAAAAGCCGACCATCGTGATGGCGCCGAACAAGACTTTGGCGGCGCAGTTGTATGGCGAGTTCAAGCAGTTCTTCCCGCACAACGCCGTCGAGTACTTCGTTTCCTACTACGACTACTACCAGCCCGAGGCCTACGTGCCTTCGAGCGACACCTACATCGAGAAGGACGCGTCGATCAACGAGCACATCGAGCAGATGCGCCTGTCGGCGACCAAGGCACTGCTCGAACGCAAGGACGCGCTGATCGTCGCGACGGTGTCGGCGATCTACGGCCTCGGCGACCCCGGCGAATATTTCCGCATGGTCATCCACCTGGTGCGCGGCGATCGCGTCGAGCAACGGGAGTTGCTGCGCCGTCTGACCGAGATCCAGTACGAGCGCGGCGAGTTCGAGCTCAAGCGCGGTTCGTACCGCGTGCGAGGCGAGACCATCGACGTGTTTCCGGCCGAGTCCGAACAGGACGCGATCCGCATCGAGTTGTTCGACGGCGAAATCGAACAGCTCGCGGTGTTCGATCCGCTCACCGGCCACATCAAGCGCAAGCTGCCGCGCTGCACGATCTTCCCGGGTTCGCACTACGTGACCACGCGCCGCACTGCGCTCGAAGCCATCGACACGATCAAGGCTGAACTGGCCGAGCGCCTGGAGCAGCTGTACGCGGCGAACAAGCTGGTCGAGGCGCAGCGGCTCAAGCAGCGCACCCAGTTCGATCTGGAGATGATGGCCGAGGTCGGTTACTGCCAGGGCATCGAGAACTACTCGCGCCACTTGACCGGTTACGCACCGGGCGAGCCGCCACCGACCCTGTTCGATTATCTGCCGGCCGATGCCCTGCTGGTCATCGACGAATCACACGTGACCGTGCCGCAGATCGGCGGCATGTATCGCGGTGATCGTTCGCGCAAGGAAACCCTGGTCGAGTTCGGTTTCCGTCTGCCCTCGGCGCTCGACAACCGGCCGTTGAAGTTCGAGGAGTTCGAACGCCGCTCGCCGCGTGCGATCTACGTCTCGGCGACACCGGGGCCGTATGAACTGGAGCGCAGCGGTGATGCCATCGTCGAGCAGGTCGTGCGCCCAACCGGCCTGGTCGATCCCGAAGTCGAGGTGCGCCCGGTCGGTACCCAGGTCGATGACCTGCTGAGCGAGATCCACCAGCGCATCGCGCTCGGCGATCGCGTGCTGGTCACGACCCTGACCAAGCGCATGGCCGAGAACCTGACCGAGTACTACGGCGAGCAGGGACTCAAGGTGCGCTACCTGCACTCGGACATCGAGACCGTGGAGCGGGTCGAGATCATCCGCGACCTGCGCCTTGGAAAGTTCGACGTGCTGATCGGCATCAACCTGCTGCGTGAAGGCTTGGACATGCCCGAGGTGTCTCTGGTCGCGATCCTCGATGCCGACAAGGAAGGCTTCCTGCGCAGCAGCGGTTCCCTGATCCAGACCATCGGCCGGGCCGCACGCAACCTGCGCGGGCGGGCGATCCTGTATGCCGACAAGATCACGCGCTCGATGCAGGTCGCGATCGGCGAGACCGAGCGCCGCCGCAACAAGCAGATCGAGTTCAATGCGGCGCATGGCATCACGCCGCGTTCGGTCATCAAGTCCGTCGCGGATTACATGGAAGGGGCACGCGAGGCGGCGAACGAGGACCTGGTGGCGGTCGGCAAACGCGGGCCGCGGCAGATGTTCCGTGTCGCCGAAGAGAAGTTTGATTACACCGTGCTCGCTCCGCAGAAGCTGGCCGCCGCGATCAAGAAGCTCGAAGTGCAGATGTACAAGCACGCACAGAACCTCGAGTTCGAGCAGGCTGCAAAGATTCGTGACGAGATCCATCGGGCGCGTGAGTCGGGCCTGCGCGGGTGA
- a CDS encoding DUF11 domain-containing protein translates to MTCTIAAGLAPAASVSFVIPVTPTISAVNGDNTATVSGGGDPTCPADARCDDTVLVPLVAPQLTLTKTASATPWTVGVPASYTITVQNTGTTATTAVATISDTINAGITLGAMPAGCGAAGQVVTCTIAAGLAPAASVSFVIPVTPTISAVNGDNTATVSGGGDPTCPADARCDDTVLVPLVAPQLTLTKTASATPWTVGVPASYTITVQNTGTTATTAVATISDTINAGITLGAMPAGCGAAGQVVTCTIAAGLAPAASVSFVIPVTPTISAVNGDNTATVSGGGDPTCPADARCDDTVLVPLVAPQLTLTKTASATPWTVGVPASYTITVQNTGTTATTAVATISDTINAGITLGAMPAGCGAAGQVVTCTIAAGLAPAASVSFVIPVTPTISAVNGDNTATVSGGGDPTCPADARCDDTVLVPLVAPQLTLTKTASATPWTVGVPASYTITVQNTGTTATTAVATISDTINAGITRGAMPAGCGAAGQVVTCTIAAGLAPAASVSFVIPVTPTISAVNGDNTATVSGGGDPTCPADARCDDTVLVPLVAPQLTLTKTASATPWTVGVPASYTITVQNTGTTATTAVATISDTINAGITLGAMPAGCGAAGQVVTCTIAAGLAPAASVSFVIPVTPTISAVNGDNTATVSGGGDPTCPADARCDDTVLVPLVAPQLTLTKTASATPWTVGVPASYTITVQNTGTTATTAVATISDTINAGITLGAMPAGCGAAGQVVTCTIAAGLAPAASVSFVIPVTPTISAVNGDNTATVSGGGDPTCPADARCDDTVLVPLVAPQLTLTKTASATPWTVGVPASYTITVQNTGTTATTAVATISDTINAGITLGAMPAGCGAAGQVVTCTIAAGLAPAASVSFVIPVTPTISAVNGDNTATVSGGGDPTCPADARCDDTVLVPLVAPQLTLTKTASATPWTVGVPASYTITVQNTGTTATTAVATISDTINAGITLGAMPAGCGAAGQVVTCTIAAGLAPAASVSFVIPVTPTISAVNGDNTATVSGGGDPTCPADARCDDTVLVPLVAPQLTLTKTASATPWTVGVPASYTITVQNTGTAATTAVATITDTINAGITLGAMPAGCGAAGQAVTCTIAAGLAVAASVSFVIPVTPTISAVNGDNTATVSGGGDPTCPVAARCSDTVLVPLVVPQLTLTKTASATPWTVGVPASYTITVQNTGTTATTAVATISDTINAGITLGAMPAGCGAAGQVVTCTIAAGLAPAASVSFVIPVTPTISAVNVVNTATVSGGGDPTCPADARCDDTVLVPLVAPQLTLTKTASATPWTVGVPASYTITVQNTGTTATTAVATISDTINAGITLGAMPAGCGAAGQVVTCTIAAGLAPAASVSFVIPVTPTISAVNGDNTATVSGGGDPTCPADARCDDTVLVPLVAPQLTLTKTASATPWTVGVPASYTITVQNTGTTATTAVATISDTINAGITLGAMPAGCGAAGQVVTCTIAAGLAPAASVSFVIPVTPTISAVNGDNTATVSGGGDPTCPADARCDDTVLVPLVAPQLTLTKTASPNPFVIGQPAAYAITVLNSGSAATTAPIVITDNLPAGISLQSAIGAGWSCVGTSNLVCTYAGVLGAGASTVLTLNVIVGDSATDATNTAVATGGGDPGCPAAPRCDDTVVVPVTRTDLALVKTHSGSFVRGQPGGIYTLTISNVGSAASSGLVTVVDTLPVGLTADSIGGTGWSCVLATLTCTRADALAAGASFPPITIGVTVDVGAPDNLLNSAMVSGGGDSDPANNNDDDPVVVINVGPGTPLVPVPLDARWALLLLALAVWGFAFTGGRQFD, encoded by the coding sequence GTGACCTGCACGATTGCTGCGGGTCTCGCACCGGCCGCGAGCGTCAGCTTCGTGATCCCGGTGACGCCGACGATCAGTGCAGTGAATGGCGACAACACCGCGACGGTGAGTGGCGGCGGCGACCCGACCTGCCCGGCGGATGCGCGCTGCGATGACACCGTGCTGGTGCCGCTGGTCGCGCCGCAACTGACCCTGACCAAGACCGCGAGCGCGACGCCGTGGACCGTCGGCGTGCCCGCGAGCTACACCATCACCGTGCAGAACACCGGCACGACCGCAACGACCGCGGTCGCAACGATCAGCGACACGATCAATGCCGGCATCACCCTCGGTGCGATGCCCGCCGGCTGCGGTGCCGCAGGCCAGGTCGTGACCTGCACGATTGCTGCGGGTCTCGCACCGGCCGCGAGCGTCAGCTTCGTGATCCCGGTGACGCCGACGATCAGTGCAGTGAATGGCGACAACACCGCGACGGTGAGTGGCGGCGGCGACCCGACCTGCCCGGCGGATGCGCGCTGCGATGACACCGTGCTGGTGCCGCTGGTCGCGCCGCAACTGACCCTGACCAAGACCGCGAGCGCGACGCCGTGGACCGTCGGCGTGCCCGCGAGCTACACCATCACCGTGCAGAACACCGGCACGACCGCAACGACCGCGGTCGCAACGATCAGCGACACGATCAATGCCGGCATCACCCTCGGTGCGATGCCCGCCGGCTGCGGTGCCGCAGGCCAGGTCGTGACCTGCACGATTGCTGCGGGTCTCGCACCGGCCGCGAGCGTCAGCTTCGTGATCCCGGTGACGCCGACGATCAGTGCAGTGAATGGCGACAACACCGCGACGGTGAGTGGCGGCGGCGACCCGACCTGCCCGGCGGATGCGCGCTGCGATGACACCGTGCTGGTGCCGCTGGTCGCGCCGCAACTGACCCTGACCAAGACCGCGAGCGCGACGCCGTGGACCGTCGGCGTGCCCGCGAGCTACACCATCACCGTGCAGAACACCGGCACGACCGCAACGACCGCGGTCGCAACGATCAGCGACACGATCAATGCCGGCATCACCCTCGGTGCGATGCCCGCCGGCTGCGGTGCCGCAGGCCAGGTCGTGACCTGCACGATTGCTGCGGGTCTCGCACCGGCCGCGAGCGTCAGCTTCGTGATCCCGGTGACGCCGACGATCAGTGCAGTGAATGGCGACAACACCGCGACGGTGAGTGGCGGCGGCGACCCGACCTGCCCGGCGGATGCGCGCTGCGATGACACCGTGCTGGTGCCGCTGGTCGCGCCGCAACTGACCCTGACCAAGACCGCGAGCGCGACGCCGTGGACCGTCGGCGTGCCCGCGAGCTACACCATCACCGTGCAGAACACCGGCACGACCGCAACGACCGCGGTCGCAACGATCAGCGACACGATCAATGCCGGCATCACCCGCGGTGCGATGCCCGCCGGCTGCGGTGCCGCAGGCCAGGTCGTGACCTGCACGATTGCTGCGGGTCTCGCACCGGCCGCGAGCGTCAGCTTCGTGATCCCGGTGACGCCGACGATCAGTGCAGTGAATGGCGACAACACCGCGACGGTGAGTGGCGGCGGCGACCCGACCTGCCCGGCGGATGCGCGCTGCGATGACACCGTGCTGGTGCCGCTGGTCGCGCCGCAACTGACCCTGACCAAGACCGCGAGCGCGACGCCGTGGACCGTCGGCGTGCCCGCGAGCTACACCATCACCGTGCAGAACACCGGCACGACCGCAACGACCGCGGTCGCAACGATCAGCGACACGATCAATGCCGGCATCACCCTCGGTGCGATGCCCGCCGGCTGCGGTGCCGCAGGCCAGGTCGTGACCTGCACGATTGCTGCGGGTCTCGCACCGGCCGCGAGCGTCAGCTTCGTGATCCCGGTGACGCCGACGATCAGTGCAGTGAATGGCGACAACACCGCGACGGTGAGTGGCGGCGGCGACCCGACCTGCCCGGCGGATGCGCGCTGCGATGACACCGTGCTGGTGCCGCTGGTCGCGCCGCAACTGACCCTGACCAAGACCGCGAGCGCGACGCCGTGGACCGTCGGCGTGCCCGCGAGCTACACCATCACCGTGCAGAACACCGGCACGACCGCAACGACCGCGGTCGCAACGATCAGCGACACGATCAATGCCGGCATCACCCTCGGTGCGATGCCCGCCGGCTGCGGTGCCGCAGGCCAGGTCGTGACCTGCACGATTGCTGCGGGTCTCGCACCGGCCGCGAGCGTCAGCTTCGTGATCCCGGTGACGCCGACGATCAGTGCAGTGAATGGCGACAACACCGCGACGGTGAGTGGCGGCGGCGACCCGACCTGCCCGGCGGATGCGCGCTGCGATGACACCGTGCTGGTGCCGCTGGTCGCGCCGCAACTGACCCTGACCAAGACCGCGAGCGCGACGCCGTGGACCGTCGGCGTGCCCGCGAGCTACACCATCACCGTGCAGAACACCGGCACGACCGCAACGACCGCGGTCGCAACGATCAGCGACACGATCAATGCCGGCATCACCCTCGGTGCGATGCCCGCCGGCTGCGGTGCCGCAGGCCAGGTCGTGACCTGCACGATTGCTGCGGGTCTCGCACCGGCCGCGAGCGTCAGCTTCGTGATCCCGGTGACGCCGACGATCAGTGCAGTGAATGGCGACAACACCGCGACCGTGAGTGGCGGCGGCGACCCGACCTGCCCGGCGGATGCGCGCTGCGATGACACCGTGCTGGTGCCGCTGGTCGCGCCGCAACTGACCCTGACCAAGACCGCGAGCGCGACGCCGTGGACCGTCGGCGTGCCCGCGAGCTACACGATCACCGTGCAGAACACCGGCACGACCGCAACGACCGCGGTCGCAACGATCAGCGACACGATCAATGCCGGCATCACCCTCGGTGCGATGCCCGCCGGCTGCGGTGCCGCAGGCCAGGTCGTGACCTGCACGATTGCTGCGGGTCTCGCACCGGCCGCGAGCGTCAGCTTCGTGATCCCGGTGACGCCGACGATCAGTGCAGTGAATGGCGACAACACCGCGACCGTGAGTGGCGGCGGCGACCCGACCTGCCCGGCGGATGCGCGCTGCGATGACACCGTGCTGGTGCCGCTGGTCGCGCCGCAACTGACCCTGACCAAGACCGCGAGCGCGACGCCGTGGACCGTCGGCGTGCCCGCGAGCTACACCATCACCGTGCAGAACACCGGCACCGCGGCGACGACCGCCGTGGCGACGATCACCGACACGATCAATGCCGGCATCACCCTCGGCGCCATGCCTGCGGGCTGCGGTGCCGCAGGCCAGGCCGTGACCTGCACGATTGCTGCTGGACTCGCAGTGGCCGCGAGCGTCAGCTTCGTGATCCCGGTGACCCCAACGATCAGTGCAGTGAATGGCGACAACACCGCGACCGTGAGTGGCGGTGGCGACCCGACCTGTCCGGTCGCTGCCCGCTGCAGTGACACCGTGCTGGTGCCGCTCGTGGTGCCGCAACTGACCCTGACCAAGACTGCAAGCGCGACCCCGTGGACCGTCGGTGTACCGGCGAGCTACACGATCACCGTGCAGAACACCGGCACGACCGCAACGACCGCGGTCGCAACGATCAGCGACACGATCAATGCCGGCATCACCCTCGGTGCGATGCCCGCCGGCTGCGGTGCCGCAGGCCAGGTCGTGACCTGCACGATTGCTGCGGGTCTCGCACCGGCCGCGAGCGTCAGCTTCGTGATCCCGGTGACGCCGACGATCAGTGCCGTGAATGTCGTCAACACCGCGACGGTGAGTGGCGGCGGCGACCCGACCTGCCCGGCGGATGCGCGCTGCGATGACACCGTGCTGGTGCCGCTGGTCGCGCCGCAACTGACCCTGACCAAGACCGCGAGCGCGACGCCGTGGACCGTCGGCGTGCCCGCGAGCTACACCATCACCGTGCAGAACACCGGCACGACCGCAACGACCGCGGTCGCAACGATCAGCGACACGATCAATGCCGGCATCACCCTCGGTGCGATGCCCGCCGGCTGCGGTGCCGCAGGCCAGGTCGTGACCTGCACGATTGCTGCGGGTCTCGCACCGGCCGCGAGCGTCAGCTTCGTGATCCCGGTGACGCCGACGATCAGTGCAGTGAATGGCGACAACACCGCGACCGTGAGTGGCGGCGGCGACCCGACCTGCCCGGCGGATGCGCGCTGCGATGACACCGTGCTGGTGCCGCTGGTTGCGCCGCAACTGACCCTGACCAAGACCGCGAGCGCGACGCCGTGGACCGTCGGCGTGCCCGCGAGCTACACCATCACCGTGCAGAACACCGGCACGACCGCAACGACCGCGGTCGCAACGATCAGCGACACGATCAATGCCGGCATCACCCTCGGTGCGATGCCCGCCGGCTGCGGTGCCGCAGGCCAGGTCGTGACCTGCACGATTGCTGCGGGTCTCGCACCGGCCGCGAGCGTCAGCTTCGTGATCCCGGTGACGCCGACGATCAGTGCAGTGAATGGCGACAACACCGCGACCGTGAGTGGCGGCGGCGACCCGACCTGCCCGGCGGATGCACGCTGCGATGACACCGTGCTGGTGCCGCTGGTCGCGCCGCAACTGACCCTGACCAAGACGGCATCGCCGAATCCCTTCGTCATCGGTCAACCGGCGGCCTACGCCATCACCGTGCTCAACAGCGGCAGCGCGGCGACCACCGCGCCGATCGTCATCACCGACAACCTGCCGGCCGGCATCTCGCTGCAGTCGGCGATCGGCGCCGGATGGAGTTGCGTCGGCACCAGCAACCTGGTCTGCACCTACGCGGGCGTGCTTGGCGCCGGTGCCAGCACGGTGCTGACCTTGAACGTGATCGTCGGTGATTCAGCGACCGATGCGACCAACACCGCGGTGGCGACTGGTGGCGGTGATCCAGGCTGTCCCGCCGCACCGCGTTGCGATGACACCGTCGTGGTTCCGGTGACGCGGACCGATCTGGCCCTGGTCAAGACGCACAGCGGCAGCTTCGTGCGTGGCCAGCCCGGCGGCATCTACACGCTGACGATCAGCAACGTCGGCAGCGCCGCGAGCAGCGGACTGGTGACGGTGGTTGACACGCTGCCGGTGGGCCTGACTGCGGACAGCATCGGCGGCACAGGCTGGAGCTGTGTGCTGGCGACGCTGACCTGCACCCGCGCCGATGCGTTGGCCGCGGGCGCGAGCTTCCCGCCGATCACCATCGGCGTCACGGTGGATGTGGGTGCGCCCGACAATCTGCTGAACAGCGCGATGGTCAGCGGCGGTGGTGACAGCGATCCGGCCAACAACAACGACGACGATCCGGTGGTCGTGATCAACGTCGGTCCGGGCACGCCGCTGGTTCCGGTTCCGCTCGACGCGCGCTGGGCCTTGCTGTTGCTGGCACTGGCCGTCTGGGGATTCGCGTTCACGGGCGGACGCCAGTTCGACTGA
- a CDS encoding delta-60 repeat domain-containing protein — MAVVVGCLCSGTVAALDSTLDTSFGIGGQRMLSYQPSASNEADEGLAILRDGFDRRIVIVVRRNPTPLDPLRPFELMLFRDLADGSVDTSFGSGHGFVRVLADWTEFRGALIDSQNRILVAGTILDGTAVGAASCVMRLLADGGRDLSFTGGVGNEGIACYLFGSSAANRMVAVTQLPSGDLVSAANLDQGNGDLLLQRISGTNGAPVTTWGDGFGFKIIDLQPGANAARDTVVGLSTLADGRVLALAQSCTVALGCLPAAAQLTATTGQLDTSFCASSACIAASVAGANSGRRVVRNLQIDGQTVTDLATTVVLRDGVGRIVLGGQATLASAAAERLLFVRLNANGELDSSFGAPATPGFQNLALSSVPLTPSSLALDALGRLVVGGQGEHATLRRIFIARMGDNGQLDAGFGGASALVEYFAAPAADDRALRALGFDGARILGVGDFNGSANRDAFLFRLGGNPDALFVNGFEG; from the coding sequence ATGGCAGTCGTCGTGGGCTGCTTGTGCTCCGGTACCGTGGCGGCTCTGGACAGCACTCTGGATACGAGTTTCGGCATCGGCGGGCAGCGCATGTTGAGCTACCAGCCGTCTGCGAGCAACGAGGCGGATGAGGGTCTGGCGATTCTGCGCGACGGGTTCGACCGGCGCATCGTGATCGTCGTGCGACGCAATCCGACCCCGCTGGATCCGCTGCGACCCTTCGAGCTGATGCTGTTTCGCGACCTGGCGGATGGCAGCGTGGACACCAGCTTCGGATCGGGCCACGGCTTCGTAAGAGTCCTCGCCGACTGGACGGAGTTCCGCGGTGCGTTGATCGACTCGCAAAACCGCATCCTGGTCGCAGGGACGATCCTCGATGGCACCGCGGTGGGCGCGGCGTCCTGCGTGATGCGGCTGCTCGCAGACGGCGGTCGCGACCTCAGCTTCACCGGAGGTGTCGGCAACGAAGGCATCGCCTGCTACCTCTTCGGCTCCAGCGCCGCAAACCGGATGGTGGCAGTGACGCAGTTGCCGAGCGGCGATCTGGTCTCCGCGGCCAATTTGGACCAGGGCAACGGCGACCTCCTGCTGCAGCGGATCAGTGGCACGAACGGAGCGCCGGTGACGACCTGGGGCGATGGCTTCGGCTTCAAGATCATCGATCTGCAACCGGGTGCGAATGCGGCCCGCGACACCGTGGTCGGCCTGTCCACGCTGGCGGACGGGCGCGTGCTGGCGCTTGCGCAGTCCTGCACCGTCGCGCTCGGCTGCCTACCGGCCGCAGCGCAGCTGACCGCCACCACGGGCCAACTGGACACCAGCTTCTGCGCCAGCAGCGCGTGCATCGCTGCGTCGGTGGCTGGCGCCAACAGCGGTCGCCGGGTGGTGCGCAACCTGCAGATCGACGGGCAAACCGTCACCGATCTGGCGACCACCGTCGTGCTGCGCGACGGGGTCGGCCGGATCGTGCTCGGCGGTCAGGCGACGCTGGCATCGGCAGCCGCCGAACGGCTGCTGTTCGTGCGGCTCAATGCCAATGGCGAACTCGACAGCAGCTTCGGTGCACCGGCCACGCCGGGCTTCCAGAACCTCGCTCTGAGCAGCGTGCCGTTGACGCCGAGTTCGCTCGCGCTCGACGCCTTGGGGCGGCTGGTGGTGGGCGGGCAGGGCGAACACGCGACGCTGCGGCGCATCTTCATCGCCCGCATGGGCGACAACGGCCAACTGGATGCGGGTTTCGGTGGCGCCAGCGCGCTGGTCGAGTACTTCGCGGCACCCGCGGCCGACGACCGTGCGCTGCGTGCGTTGGGATTCGATGGCGCGCGCATCCTCGGGGTGGGCGACTTCAATGGCTCCGCCAACCGCGACGCATTCCTGTTCCGGCTCGGCGGCAATCCCGATGCACTGTTCGTCAACGGTTTCGAGGGCTGA
- a CDS encoding class II aldolase/adducin family protein — MQDTELEGRLRFAVIEASRRLLDARLNTGTAGNVSVRFGNDYLISPSGLDPHRTTPADVVMLHPDGSHSGRRAPSSEWPFHLDLYTARPDISAIIHTHSPFATTLACQRREIPPFHYTVARFGGDTVRCAAYAAFGSKTLSQALQVAMQDRRACLMANHGAAVMGRSIEEAIDLAFELELLSELYWRSLQGGPPVLLTAAEMADVRERYRSYGRQPPLPEDVAG, encoded by the coding sequence ATTCAGGACACCGAACTGGAAGGCCGCCTGCGTTTCGCCGTCATCGAGGCGTCGCGGCGGCTGCTCGACGCGCGACTGAATACCGGCACCGCCGGCAATGTCAGCGTGCGCTTTGGCAATGACTACCTGATCTCGCCAAGCGGCCTCGACCCGCATCGCACGACCCCGGCCGATGTCGTCATGCTGCATCCGGACGGCAGCCACAGCGGCCGGCGCGCACCATCGAGCGAGTGGCCGTTCCATCTCGATCTGTACACGGCACGGCCCGACATCAGCGCGATCATCCACACGCATTCGCCATTCGCGACCACGCTTGCCTGCCAGCGGCGCGAGATTCCGCCGTTCCACTACACCGTCGCGCGCTTCGGCGGCGACACGGTGCGCTGCGCGGCCTACGCGGCCTTCGGCAGCAAGACGCTGTCGCAGGCGCTGCAGGTGGCGATGCAGGACCGCCGCGCCTGCCTGATGGCCAACCACGGCGCAGCGGTGATGGGCCGCAGCATCGAGGAAGCGATCGACCTCGCCTTCGAGCTGGAACTGCTGAGCGAGCTGTACTGGCGATCCCTGCAGGGCGGCCCGCCGGTACTGCTCACCGCGGCGGAGATGGCCGACGTGCGCGAGCGCTACCGCAGCTACGGCCGCCAGCCGCCGCTGCCGGAGGACGTCGCCGGCTGA
- a CDS encoding PilN domain-containing protein encodes MDLTRLLAAWLFLAALTLAGSNIAKEPSGESSAPAEVQRTARELAPATLRVERIEAMGEDQRKFKISGRADRNATISAYLRALDASAKFERTELLQIMLDADGRPSFAIMVQRARPIEVETAQAPAPAGTNAPPQPARNPQ; translated from the coding sequence ATGGATTTGACTCGATTGCTGGCGGCCTGGCTGTTCCTCGCCGCCCTCACGCTGGCCGGAAGTAACATCGCGAAGGAACCTTCGGGTGAATCTTCGGCACCGGCAGAGGTTCAGCGCACCGCGCGCGAACTGGCCCCGGCCACCTTGCGCGTCGAGCGCATCGAGGCAATGGGCGAGGACCAGCGCAAGTTCAAGATCAGCGGCCGCGCCGACCGCAACGCCACGATCAGCGCGTACCTGCGCGCACTGGATGCCTCGGCGAAGTTCGAGCGCACGGAACTGCTGCAGATCATGCTCGACGCCGACGGCCGACCGAGCTTCGCGATCATGGTGCAGCGCGCGCGCCCGATCGAGGTCGAAACCGCACAAGCACCGGCGCCAGCCGGCACGAACGCCCCGCCGCAACCGGCAAGGAATCCGCAGTGA